The genome window TTTGGGTTTTGATCTACTTGTAGAATGACTTCGTTTGATTATTATATGCAGTTTTATCTTTTGATCAGCAAGATTTTGTATTAGggtttaaccttcaattgatgactGCAAAATTGTGGTATCTGTTTTTCATTTTAGTTCTACATGTTAATTCATAGTCATGCTTAAACATGTTACAGAAAATGTGGGACTTTTTTTTACAGATTATTTGATGAATTTGCATTTGATCAGAAGTGAGTTAGTTCATAATCATTTATTATGCTGACCATTTAAGGATCATTTGtccactgttttttttttttttttaatgtgtttTGTTTTGCTCTCAATTGTTTTTGTATGTTAGCCAATTGCTTCATTCGgtttttcgggttttaatagtcaTTCAATGGCGGATCTTGAACTTTTAAATAGGGAGGGCCGAAAGTTTTAAAGAAAAAAGTTAGGGGGGGGGGGATACATATAAATTTTTCGGTAAAATTTACACTTCGAAGCGAAGaaacagggggggggggggggttgtcaTCTGTCTGTGTTAGGTATTGGTGAGGGGTGTAATAACTGATAACCCTGCAACTGTTGCCAAATCTGTTGTTCACGTACACCCGTCTTTTAGTTTAGACCATAGAGAGTGTAGAAATCCACTTACAAGTGGCAGTGTGATAATACATGAATGCCTACTATTATGAGGAGTTATAATCTTCTGTTTTCGCTTCTTGTTGTCTCTAACCGCCAACTTATTCATTCACCGCGGCTCCTGATTTTTTTCTTAAAGTATTTAGCGTATAATTAAGGGTTCTTCTTATGTGAAACCTTACCGTTGGTAAATTAAGCCAAGTAACCTTGACAATCATCTTTGTTGAAACGGAGTAGATAACCTGTTTGAGTGTTATCTAAAAAGTAAAATAGACGATATATGTGTTATTCTTATTCCAGTCCCTCATGTAGGCTTGTTACCCTGACCCGTGTGCACTTGTTTCCGATTTACAtttttcttcttgcaattctcaaATTATAAATGCATTAGGTTTTATTTCAAGTTATCTTGATAGTGTTGTTTAAAATAAAAATGATGGTTTTTAATTAATCGGTTATTATCCCATTACATGAATAAAAGTGCTTGCCATGTGTTCTCTATGGGTGTGAATTAAGTTGAATAATAAGTGAAGTGTatccactttttttttttttttttgttattagtGTATAAGCTAGCTCTAACATAGTTTGAAATTAATGCACTTTTATTCTATGTTTTGAAAATCCATTTTTGAGAGGAATATGCCAATTATGTATGTTCAGAAAAAAATTTGTTTGACTCTCCAAAGTCAAAGCAGCACACTTGTTAAAGATCAAGGTTATCGTATTGCTCTTGTTAAGATCTTTAGTTGTGTATGATGTTGAAGCTTAGTAGTATTTCTTGTTTGGTTTTATTAAATCTTAAATCAATTCTAATTGTTTGTATAATTGTATTATACTTATGTTTAAATTCTCAGTAAGTTGAGGTCATGTTTCTAGTTTGTCCTTTTtattggtttgtttgtttgtttgtttttttttttttttttttgtctagcTTATATGTTCTAGTGCATGTGTTTCCAATCCTTTATCGGGTTTAAAAGTATTAAAATTACGAACGTAGAGCTCTTCTAATTCGCTTTTTTTTATGTGAATTATATTTTTTCAAGATAAGAAATTGAAGATGGGGGCAAGAAAGAAAGAGTCCAATTATGCAAGCAATAGAAATTTAGGGAAAAATCAACTAGGCGGTGTAATATTTGGTGCGACAAACCTCACATTCAATGAATGCCTTTCAAAGCAACTCTTTGGTTAGTCCTGTAATATGACCTAGATTTGACTATTATTTTTTGAAACATGCGGTATCCATATCTTCTTCTCCCAATCCATTAGCACTATTTCAACCCATTTACTTTTAAAAAAATGCTTAAAACATCCTAGAGTAAGTACACGGATGGCCCCTGTGGttgaccaaaattttggatttagacCCTAGTTTTGCAAAAGTTACAGATGGTCCCtttggtttgcactttgtaacgcatttagtccccaactttttcacggatggttcctgtggtttgcactttgtaacgcatttagtccctaacttggacttGCTGAAACCATTAGATTTGTTAGCTgtggactaaatgcgttacaaagtgcaaaccacatggcatagttattaaaggcgcgagGCGCACTCAGGGCAATTTGTTGAGTCCCGGGCTTTATTTGCGCCTAGGcgctcgctttaataactatgagATGACCCAGAGTTATTAATGGCGTACGGCGCACACAGAGCGATTTGTTGGGACTGGGGCTTTATTTGCGCATGGGCGCTCGCTTTAATAACTACACtgaagctagggaccaaatccaaaattttggttaaccacaaGTACCAtttgtgtactttactcttttatTTAAAGTTTTGTGTTATTGAAATCTCCTAAAGTTGTGACACTAATTATTTATAACGAATTAAAACTTTTGGATAAAATTGTTTGAGGTCAATTCTACGCATACCCAAAATTACTTGTCTAAACCATTATGACCGTTACCTGTCCCATCCATTTTGCCACCTTCAAGGCAATGAATTTCTATCTAAATCCCTTTTTGACCTTCTAATATGCTTCTTGAAATTGTATTAGGTTTACCAAAGGAGCACCTTGAGTATGTTGAAAAGATTGTTCCTGGTTTGCCGTTGTTTCTATTCAACTATACGGATAGAAAATTGCATGGTGTTTTTGAAGCGGCTAGCCATGGCCAAAAAGATATAGATCCGTACGCTTGGACTGTTGAAGGCAAACAAAAAACACCTTTTGCTGCTCAGGTATCTTGATGCATGTTACATTCTTAGTTTTAAATTGCGTGATGCGCTCCGATGCGTTTGGCCCAAAAATCTGATGCGCGATGCGAGCGCATCATGTATGCGATGCGCTAtttataaaaagaataaaaaattatCTAGACATAACAATTTATAAAAACGTACTTAAACTAAAACAACCGTCGTAATAAGAAGATAAAGTTGTGCTTTTTGGTTCAAATAATAAAATGTTTTTAGAACCACTAAAAGTGTTTAGGAACCGTAATGGCCCAAATTAAGCATACGAAGATAATAATTATTGCGTGCATCGGAGCACTTTATCCGACGAGCGCATTATGCGAAATCGGCGCAATATTGTCGCATCACGTAAACGCAACGCATTAGCTGTGGCGATGGGCTCTCATTAGCGCATTATGTGCGTATATCAAAACCGGTTACACTGAATGATTATAATAAGCAAATAATCAACTTTAATAGTAAAACCTGCTATACGATATAGTGTTTGAATGTGCTTTCGTCTTTTGAACTCTGCTCTTGTTATTTAGGTTCAAGTACGTGTACAGTCAGCACGCCAACCACTAACCGAGACTCAGTTCAAGCCCGTGATTTTGGACAATTATTTTACTCAAAACCATTTCTGGTTCGAACTGGATCATGCGCAAACAAACAGACTATTGTCTTTGTTTTCATCTCAACCCGTTTCTCTTTTTACAACAAATCTCTCATTTGTACCTAAGAAAGCGGAAAACAGGCTTAAAGAGAAAAAAGTTTATACGAGTTTCAGTGGCAAGACTGTAAGTTCGGATACATTAGATGACCGTATCAGGAAAGATGAAGAGGAACATGTGTGCATGAAGCTTAAAGAACTCGCTTTAAACCGCAAATTTTCTGACCCACCTACTGCCCGTGAAGATGAAGCCACCCGCGTAAATGTGGACCCACAATCTGCTGCTCGTGAAGATGATACGACTGTCGAGAATAATACTTCTTTAATGGAAGATTCTATTATAGCTCAGGTCTCACCTATTTACAAGTGTTGGTCAAGCGGGTTgtataacgggtcaaaatgggtagTACTTGGTATGTGTCGGTTGGGTTGACCCATGACCCTAGTTGTCCAAATTTTTTgacttttttaaataataattcgtgtgaatatgattaaaaaaataatattatcttAATAATTTATAACAATCTTATTCTTTTTGGGCAGCTTCCGACCCATTTTCTTTTTTAGccaatatttattttaatattattttatccatttgacccgttagagaAAAATAATATCCCACATttatagtaacatgtaattcttgtAATTTTTTTCTTGGATTATTAGTTGATTGAGAAGGTGGAAGATCTGATGGCATTTAAAACCGAGCAAACTAACAAGATTGAATTTTTAGAAAAGAAAGTTATTTTCTTGGAGCAGAATCTGGTATTCTCGATATATCTCATAATCCGGTGATTTCTTTTATATCGGTtgttaaaagtttttttttttttttttaatattttttcatGTTTACATGTCAGGCTGAAGCACGAAATGAAATTCGGTATCTGAAAGACCCGCGTATAAAGTTGGAAAGTATGGTGGGGCCCTCTGAGGAATCTCATACTAAAAATGGGATGACGTCATCTAATGCGTTCGATTTGGATAAGTCACCCGATACCAATCTAGACGGTTGTGATGACTTGATATTTCTAGTTGGTGGATATGATGGCATGTCATGGTTCTCATCGCTCGATGCCTATTCACCTTCAAATGATTGTATTAAGTCACGTAAACCAATGAATACCGCTCGATGTTATGCTCCTGTTTCGGTATTAAATGGTGAACTTTACGTGTTTGGTGGTGGAACTCGTGGTGTATGGTATGACACAGGTAAGGTATATATAcatgtgtatgtattatatagagtaaaatgccattttcgtccctgaggtttggtcagttttgcaactttcgtccaaaggtttgtttttccatatctggatccaaaaggtttgaaatcttgccactttcatccggcttgttaactccatccatttttatCCGTTACGTTAGGGATATTTCCATCTTTTTTGATAACTTAAATGAGTTCGGTCTCGGGTAttttaaatgcttgtacataaattgaaaaagaccaaattgctctgtaagttaacaaaaagacgaaaatacccttgacttaacagagaaaaatggacggagttaacaAGCTGGATGAAATGGCaggatttcaaaccttttgaatccagatgcgaaaaaacaaacctttggacgaaagtcgcaaaactggccaaaccccagggacaaaaatggcattttgatGTTAGTACTAACAtttgtttattttaattatttgttAAAGTCGAATCATATAATCCGGTTGTGAACGAGTGGACTGGTAGGCCAGCTCTAAATGCCAAAAAGGGAAGCCTAGCTGGTGCGACTTTAAACGGCAAGATTTACGCAGTTGGCGGTGGAAGTGATGACGTATTCTATTCAGCGGTTGAGATGTTAGACCTGGATATCGGAGCTTGGATCCCAACACGATCCATGCTTCAGAAAGTAAATATATATTTCGCCACATGAATTCGAAGTTTATCATACCGCCATAATTTACTCCAATATGTTATCTAAAATGGTTATTTTTTTCAGCGGTTTTCTCTGGCTGCAGCCACACTTAATGGGGCGATTTACGCTGTTGGTGGCTATGATGGAGAAAGCTATTTGAAGTAAACTTATCTAtgcttttattatttttttttaaatagtaa of Helianthus annuus cultivar XRQ/B chromosome 1, HanXRQr2.0-SUNRISE, whole genome shotgun sequence contains these proteins:
- the LOC110865461 gene encoding kelch-like protein 5, with translation MGARKKESNYASNRNLGKNQLGGVIFGATNLTFNECLSKQLFGLPKEHLEYVEKIVPGLPLFLFNYTDRKLHGVFEAASHGQKDIDPYAWTVEGKQKTPFAAQVQVRVQSARQPLTETQFKPVILDNYFTQNHFWFELDHAQTNRLLSLFSSQPVSLFTTNLSFVPKKAENRLKEKKVYTSFSGKTVSSDTLDDRIRKDEEEHVCMKLKELALNRKFSDPPTAREDEATRVNVDPQSAAREDDTTVENNTSLMEDSIIAQLIEKVEDLMAFKTEQTNKIEFLEKKVIFLEQNLAEARNEIRYLKDPRIKLESMVGPSEESHTKNGMTSSNAFDLDKSPDTNLDGCDDLIFLVGGYDGMSWFSSLDAYSPSNDCIKSRKPMNTARCYAPVSVLNGELYVFGGGTRGVWYDTVESYNPVVNEWTGRPALNAKKGSLAGATLNGKIYAVGGGSDDVFYSAVEMLDLDIGAWIPTRSMLQKRFSLAAATLNGAIYAVGGYDGESYLKSAERFDPREHSWTRIESMNTMRGCPCLVILNEKLYVIGGFDGNDMVPSVEIYDPRRGSWMSGEPMKYPRGFSAAAVVNESIYVFGGLKSGDEINDTVERYKEGQGWESLETKASGRRCFFSAVGLSS